The proteins below come from a single Mus musculus strain C57BL/6J chromosome 5, GRCm38.p6 C57BL/6J genomic window:
- the Zkscan5 gene encoding zinc finger protein with KRAB and SCAN domains 5 isoform 7 (isoform 7 is encoded by transcript variant 7) translates to MIMTESRAVIHLEPPAETSQEQADLLIVKVEEEDCSWMQGYNRPVLETFYQRFKHFQYHEAAGPRDALSQLRVLCCEWLRPELHTKEQILELLVLEQFLTILPEEFQAWVREHHPESGEEAVAVIESIQRELEERRQQIATSPEVLPQKMVPPGATQESFSHQCLPVEAQPERESQNLLEENALPVLQVSSVPLKDSQELTDSLLSDGPQKLVKTEDVADVAVSFILEEWAHLDQSQKSLGRDSRKEDCESTTPVDYEPKEGNLEFTVQQVSDAADPHWVAAERTEKNGVQRPESGEVSDLKDMVPRWQVNPTSGNPRQKRPLRSGPDVNRKQKSNGERGHRCGDCGKFFLQASNFIQHRRIHTGEKPFKCGECGKSYNQRVHLTQHQRVHTGEKPYKCQAATEEVRTLN, encoded by the exons ATGATAATGACAGAATCCAGGGCAGTTATACACTTAGAGCCTCCCGCTGAGACTTCGCAAGAGCAAGCAGACCTTCTCATAGTGAAAGTAGAAGAAGAGGACTGCTCCTGGATGCAGGGATACAACCGGCCAGTGCTTGAGACTTTTTACCAGCGCTTCAAGCACTTCCAGTACCATGAGGCAGCAGGACCCCGCGATGCTCTCAGCCAGCTCCGGGTTCTCTGTTGTGAGTGGCTGAGGCCGGAGCTGCACACCAAAGAGCAGATCCTGGAGCTGCTGGTGCTGGAGCAGTTCCTCACCATCCTGCCTGAAGAGTTTCAGGCCTGGGTGAGAGAGCATCACCCCGAGAGTGGGGAAGAAGCCGTGGCTGTGATAGAGAGTATCCAGAGAGAGCTGGAGGAGCGCAGACAACAG ATTGCCACAAGTCCCGAAGTACTTCCTCAGAAGATGGTACCACCCGGAGCCACGCAGGAGTCCTTCAGTCACCAGTGTCTACCTGTGGAGGCCCAGCCCGAGCGAGAGTCACAGAATCTTCTGGAAGAAAATG CCCTTCCTGTTCTCCAGGTTTCTTCCGTTCCCCTGAAGGACAGCCAGGAGCTGACAGATTCACTCCTCTCAGATGGGCCCCAG AAGTTGGTGAAAACTGAAGATGTGGCTGATGTAGCTGTGTCCTTCATCCTGGAGGAATGGGCACATTTGGACCAGTCCCAGAAGTCTCTCGGTAGGGACAGCAGAAAGGAGGATTGTGAGAGTACCACTCCTGTGG ATTACGAGCCCAAGGAGGGCAACTTAGAGTTCACGGTGCAGCAGGTCTCCGATGCAGCTGACCCACACTGGGTGGCCGCAGAACGCACGGAAAAGAATGGTGTTCAGCGTCCAGAGTCCGGCGAAGTCAGCGACCTGAAGGACATGGTGCCGAGGTGGCAGGTGAATCCCACTTCGGGGAATCCAAGGCAGAAAAGACCTCTGCGCTCAGGTCCGGATGTTAACCGGAAGCAGAAATCGAATGGCGAACGAGGCCACAGATGTGGTGACTGCGGGAAGTTTTTCCTCCAAGCCTCAAACTTCATTCAGCACCGGAGgatccacactggagagaaaccgttTAAATGTGGGGAGTGTGGAAAAAGCTACAACCAGCGGGTTCACCTCACTCAGCACCAGAGAGTCCACACCGGCGAGAAGCCCTACAAGTGTCAG GCAgcgacagaagaagtaagaacaCTAAACTAA
- the Zkscan5 gene encoding zinc finger protein with KRAB and SCAN domains 5 isoform 3 (isoform 3 is encoded by transcript variant 3), which produces MIMTESRAVIHLEPPAETSQEQADLLIVKVEEEDCSWMQGYNRPVLETFYQRFKHFQYHEAAGPRDALSQLRVLCCEWLRPELHTKEQILELLVLEQFLTILPEEFQAWVREHHPESGEEAVAVIESIQRELEERRQQIATSPEVLPQKMVPPGATQESFSHQCLPVEAQPERESQNLLEENALPVLQVSSVPLKDSQELTDSLLSDGPQKLVKTEDVADVAVSFILEEWAHLDQSQKSLDYEPKEGNLEFTVQQVSDAADPHWVAAERTEKNGVQRPESGEVSDLKDMVPRWQVNPTSGNPRQKRPLRSGPDVNRKQKSNGERGHRCGDCGKFFLQASNFIQHRRIHTGEKPFKCGECGKSYNQRVHLTQHQRVHTGEKPYKCQVCGKAFRVSSHLVQHHSVHSGERPYGCNECGKSFGRHSHLIEHLKRHFREKSQRCSDRRSKNTKLNIKQIPGLSEADLELSGEVQRNACQAEGHSEGCEHQDGQQGVVMKETLGQSSSKRTDCNEFSYVHKKSSPGERPHQCNECGKSFIQSAHLIQHRRIHTGEKPFRCEECGKSYNQRVHLTQHHRVHTGEKPYACHLCGKAFRVRSHLVQHQSVHSRERPFKCNECGKGFGRRSHLAGHLRLHSRDKSHQCHECGEIFFQYVSLLEHQVLHVGQKSEKNGICEEAYSWNLTVIKDKKLELQEQPYQCDSCGKAFSYSSDLIQHYRTHSAEKPQKCDACRDSTCQCPHIKQQQKSCPSGKSHQCNECGRGFSLKSHLSQHQRIHTGEKPLQCKECGMSFSWSCSLFKHLRSHERTDP; this is translated from the exons ATGATAATGACAGAATCCAGGGCAGTTATACACTTAGAGCCTCCCGCTGAGACTTCGCAAGAGCAAGCAGACCTTCTCATAGTGAAAGTAGAAGAAGAGGACTGCTCCTGGATGCAGGGATACAACCGGCCAGTGCTTGAGACTTTTTACCAGCGCTTCAAGCACTTCCAGTACCATGAGGCAGCAGGACCCCGCGATGCTCTCAGCCAGCTCCGGGTTCTCTGTTGTGAGTGGCTGAGGCCGGAGCTGCACACCAAAGAGCAGATCCTGGAGCTGCTGGTGCTGGAGCAGTTCCTCACCATCCTGCCTGAAGAGTTTCAGGCCTGGGTGAGAGAGCATCACCCCGAGAGTGGGGAAGAAGCCGTGGCTGTGATAGAGAGTATCCAGAGAGAGCTGGAGGAGCGCAGACAACAG ATTGCCACAAGTCCCGAAGTACTTCCTCAGAAGATGGTACCACCCGGAGCCACGCAGGAGTCCTTCAGTCACCAGTGTCTACCTGTGGAGGCCCAGCCCGAGCGAGAGTCACAGAATCTTCTGGAAGAAAATG CCCTTCCTGTTCTCCAGGTTTCTTCCGTTCCCCTGAAGGACAGCCAGGAGCTGACAGATTCACTCCTCTCAGATGGGCCCCAG AAGTTGGTGAAAACTGAAGATGTGGCTGATGTAGCTGTGTCCTTCATCCTGGAGGAATGGGCACATTTGGACCAGTCCCAGAAGTCTCTCG ATTACGAGCCCAAGGAGGGCAACTTAGAGTTCACGGTGCAGCAGGTCTCCGATGCAGCTGACCCACACTGGGTGGCCGCAGAACGCACGGAAAAGAATGGTGTTCAGCGTCCAGAGTCCGGCGAAGTCAGCGACCTGAAGGACATGGTGCCGAGGTGGCAGGTGAATCCCACTTCGGGGAATCCAAGGCAGAAAAGACCTCTGCGCTCAGGTCCGGATGTTAACCGGAAGCAGAAATCGAATGGCGAACGAGGCCACAGATGTGGTGACTGCGGGAAGTTTTTCCTCCAAGCCTCAAACTTCATTCAGCACCGGAGgatccacactggagagaaaccgttTAAATGTGGGGAGTGTGGAAAAAGCTACAACCAGCGGGTTCACCTCACTCAGCACCAGAGAGTCCACACCGGCGAGAAGCCCTACAAGTGTCAGGTGTGCGGGAAAGCCTTCCGTGTGAGCTCCCATCTGGTGCAGCATCACAGCGTGCACAGCGGGGAGAGGCCGTATGGCTGTAACGAGTGCGGGAAGAGCTTTGGGCGGCACTCGCATCTGATCGAGCATCTGAAGCGCCACTTCAGAGAGAAATCCCAAAGAT GCAgcgacagaagaagtaagaacaCTAAACTAAACATTAAGCAAATTCCAGGACTTTCAGAAGCAGACCTGGAACTATCGGGAGAAGTCCAAAGGAATGCTTGCCAGGCTGAAGGTCACAGTGAGGGCTGTGAACACCAGGATGGACAGCAGGGGGTTGTCATGAAAGAAACCCTAGGGCAGTCCTCTTCAAAGAGGACAGACTGCAATGAGTTCAGCTATGTCCACAAGAAGTCGTCTCCAGGAGAGAGGCCACACCAATGTAACGAGTGCGGGAAAAGCTTCATCCAGAGCGCGCACCTCATTCAGCATCGGAGAATCCATACTGGGGAGAAACCATTCAGGTGCGAGGAGTGTGGGAAGAGCTACAACCAACGTGTCCACCTCACTCAACATCACCGCGTTCACACGGGCGAGAAGCCCTATGCCTGTCACTTATGTGGGAAAGCCTTCCGAGTGAGGTCCCACCTCGTTCAACACCAGAGTGTGCACAGCAGGGAGAGGCCCTTCAAGTGCAACGAGTGTGGGAAGGGCTTCGGGAGGCGTTCGCATCTCGCCGGGCACCTCCGACTCCACTCTAGAGACAAGTCACACCAGTGTCACGAGTGTGGTGAGATCTTTTTCCAGTACGTCAGCCTCCTTGAACACCAAGTGCTCCATGTGGGCCAGAAGAGCGAGAAGAACGGTATCTGCGAGGAGGCCTACAGCTGGAACCTGACGGTGATCAAAGAtaagaagctggagttacaggagcagCCTTACCAGTGCGACTCCTGCGGCAAAGCCTTCAGTTACAGTTCTGACCTCATTCAGCATTACAGAACTCACTCTGCGGAGAAACCCCAGAAATGCGACGCATGCAGGGACAGCACCTGCCAGTGTCCGCACataaaacagcaacagaaaagctgCCCCAGTGGGAAATCCCATCAGTGCAATGAGTGTGGAAGGGGCTTCAGTCTGAAGTCCCATCTCAGTCAACATCAGAGAATCCACACCGGCGAGAAGCCCCTCCAGTGTAAGGAGTGTGGAATGAGTTTCAGTTGGAGCTGTAGCCTCTTCAAACATCTGCGTAGCCACGAGAGGACAGATCCATAA
- the Zkscan5 gene encoding zinc finger protein with KRAB and SCAN domains 5 isoform 1 (isoform 1 is encoded by transcript variant 1), producing MIMTESRAVIHLEPPAETSQEQADLLIVKVEEEDCSWMQGYNRPVLETFYQRFKHFQYHEAAGPRDALSQLRVLCCEWLRPELHTKEQILELLVLEQFLTILPEEFQAWVREHHPESGEEAVAVIESIQRELEERRQQIATSPEVLPQKMVPPGATQESFSHQCLPVEAQPERESQNLLEENALPVLQVSSVPLKDSQELTDSLLSDGPQKLVKTEDVADVAVSFILEEWAHLDQSQKSLGRDSRKEDCESTTPVDYEPKEGNLEFTVQQVSDAADPHWVAAERTEKNGVQRPESGEVSDLKDMVPRWQVNPTSGNPRQKRPLRSGPDVNRKQKSNGERGHRCGDCGKFFLQASNFIQHRRIHTGEKPFKCGECGKSYNQRVHLTQHQRVHTGEKPYKCQVCGKAFRVSSHLVQHHSVHSGERPYGCNECGKSFGRHSHLIEHLKRHFREKSQRCSDRRSKNTKLNIKQIPGLSEADLELSGEVQRNACQAEGHSEGCEHQDGQQGVVMKETLGQSSSKRTDCNEFSYVHKKSSPGERPHQCNECGKSFIQSAHLIQHRRIHTGEKPFRCEECGKSYNQRVHLTQHHRVHTGEKPYACHLCGKAFRVRSHLVQHQSVHSRERPFKCNECGKGFGRRSHLAGHLRLHSRDKSHQCHECGEIFFQYVSLLEHQVLHVGQKSEKNGICEEAYSWNLTVIKDKKLELQEQPYQCDSCGKAFSYSSDLIQHYRTHSAEKPQKCDACRDSTCQCPHIKQQQKSCPSGKSHQCNECGRGFSLKSHLSQHQRIHTGEKPLQCKECGMSFSWSCSLFKHLRSHERTDP from the exons ATGATAATGACAGAATCCAGGGCAGTTATACACTTAGAGCCTCCCGCTGAGACTTCGCAAGAGCAAGCAGACCTTCTCATAGTGAAAGTAGAAGAAGAGGACTGCTCCTGGATGCAGGGATACAACCGGCCAGTGCTTGAGACTTTTTACCAGCGCTTCAAGCACTTCCAGTACCATGAGGCAGCAGGACCCCGCGATGCTCTCAGCCAGCTCCGGGTTCTCTGTTGTGAGTGGCTGAGGCCGGAGCTGCACACCAAAGAGCAGATCCTGGAGCTGCTGGTGCTGGAGCAGTTCCTCACCATCCTGCCTGAAGAGTTTCAGGCCTGGGTGAGAGAGCATCACCCCGAGAGTGGGGAAGAAGCCGTGGCTGTGATAGAGAGTATCCAGAGAGAGCTGGAGGAGCGCAGACAACAG ATTGCCACAAGTCCCGAAGTACTTCCTCAGAAGATGGTACCACCCGGAGCCACGCAGGAGTCCTTCAGTCACCAGTGTCTACCTGTGGAGGCCCAGCCCGAGCGAGAGTCACAGAATCTTCTGGAAGAAAATG CCCTTCCTGTTCTCCAGGTTTCTTCCGTTCCCCTGAAGGACAGCCAGGAGCTGACAGATTCACTCCTCTCAGATGGGCCCCAG AAGTTGGTGAAAACTGAAGATGTGGCTGATGTAGCTGTGTCCTTCATCCTGGAGGAATGGGCACATTTGGACCAGTCCCAGAAGTCTCTCGGTAGGGACAGCAGAAAGGAGGATTGTGAGAGTACCACTCCTGTGG ATTACGAGCCCAAGGAGGGCAACTTAGAGTTCACGGTGCAGCAGGTCTCCGATGCAGCTGACCCACACTGGGTGGCCGCAGAACGCACGGAAAAGAATGGTGTTCAGCGTCCAGAGTCCGGCGAAGTCAGCGACCTGAAGGACATGGTGCCGAGGTGGCAGGTGAATCCCACTTCGGGGAATCCAAGGCAGAAAAGACCTCTGCGCTCAGGTCCGGATGTTAACCGGAAGCAGAAATCGAATGGCGAACGAGGCCACAGATGTGGTGACTGCGGGAAGTTTTTCCTCCAAGCCTCAAACTTCATTCAGCACCGGAGgatccacactggagagaaaccgttTAAATGTGGGGAGTGTGGAAAAAGCTACAACCAGCGGGTTCACCTCACTCAGCACCAGAGAGTCCACACCGGCGAGAAGCCCTACAAGTGTCAGGTGTGCGGGAAAGCCTTCCGTGTGAGCTCCCATCTGGTGCAGCATCACAGCGTGCACAGCGGGGAGAGGCCGTATGGCTGTAACGAGTGCGGGAAGAGCTTTGGGCGGCACTCGCATCTGATCGAGCATCTGAAGCGCCACTTCAGAGAGAAATCCCAAAGAT GCAgcgacagaagaagtaagaacaCTAAACTAAACATTAAGCAAATTCCAGGACTTTCAGAAGCAGACCTGGAACTATCGGGAGAAGTCCAAAGGAATGCTTGCCAGGCTGAAGGTCACAGTGAGGGCTGTGAACACCAGGATGGACAGCAGGGGGTTGTCATGAAAGAAACCCTAGGGCAGTCCTCTTCAAAGAGGACAGACTGCAATGAGTTCAGCTATGTCCACAAGAAGTCGTCTCCAGGAGAGAGGCCACACCAATGTAACGAGTGCGGGAAAAGCTTCATCCAGAGCGCGCACCTCATTCAGCATCGGAGAATCCATACTGGGGAGAAACCATTCAGGTGCGAGGAGTGTGGGAAGAGCTACAACCAACGTGTCCACCTCACTCAACATCACCGCGTTCACACGGGCGAGAAGCCCTATGCCTGTCACTTATGTGGGAAAGCCTTCCGAGTGAGGTCCCACCTCGTTCAACACCAGAGTGTGCACAGCAGGGAGAGGCCCTTCAAGTGCAACGAGTGTGGGAAGGGCTTCGGGAGGCGTTCGCATCTCGCCGGGCACCTCCGACTCCACTCTAGAGACAAGTCACACCAGTGTCACGAGTGTGGTGAGATCTTTTTCCAGTACGTCAGCCTCCTTGAACACCAAGTGCTCCATGTGGGCCAGAAGAGCGAGAAGAACGGTATCTGCGAGGAGGCCTACAGCTGGAACCTGACGGTGATCAAAGAtaagaagctggagttacaggagcagCCTTACCAGTGCGACTCCTGCGGCAAAGCCTTCAGTTACAGTTCTGACCTCATTCAGCATTACAGAACTCACTCTGCGGAGAAACCCCAGAAATGCGACGCATGCAGGGACAGCACCTGCCAGTGTCCGCACataaaacagcaacagaaaagctgCCCCAGTGGGAAATCCCATCAGTGCAATGAGTGTGGAAGGGGCTTCAGTCTGAAGTCCCATCTCAGTCAACATCAGAGAATCCACACCGGCGAGAAGCCCCTCCAGTGTAAGGAGTGTGGAATGAGTTTCAGTTGGAGCTGTAGCCTCTTCAAACATCTGCGTAGCCACGAGAGGACAGATCCATAA
- the Zkscan5 gene encoding zinc finger protein with KRAB and SCAN domains 5 isoform 2 (isoform 2 is encoded by transcript variant 2) produces the protein MIMTESRAVIHLEPPAETSQEQADLLIVKVEEEDCSWMQGYNRPVLETFYQRFKHFQYHEAAGPRDALSQLRVLCCEWLRPELHTKEQILELLVLEQFLTILPEEFQAWVREHHPESGEEAVAVIESIQRELEERRQQIATSPEVLPQKMVPPGATQESFSHQCLPVEAQPERESQNLLEENDYEPKEGNLEFTVQQVSDAADPHWVAAERTEKNGVQRPESGEVSDLKDMVPRWQVNPTSGNPRQKRPLRSGPDVNRKQKSNGERGHRCGDCGKFFLQASNFIQHRRIHTGEKPFKCGECGKSYNQRVHLTQHQRVHTGEKPYKCQVCGKAFRVSSHLVQHHSVHSGERPYGCNECGKSFGRHSHLIEHLKRHFREKSQRCSDRRSKNTKLNIKQIPGLSEADLELSGEVQRNACQAEGHSEGCEHQDGQQGVVMKETLGQSSSKRTDCNEFSYVHKKSSPGERPHQCNECGKSFIQSAHLIQHRRIHTGEKPFRCEECGKSYNQRVHLTQHHRVHTGEKPYACHLCGKAFRVRSHLVQHQSVHSRERPFKCNECGKGFGRRSHLAGHLRLHSRDKSHQCHECGEIFFQYVSLLEHQVLHVGQKSEKNGICEEAYSWNLTVIKDKKLELQEQPYQCDSCGKAFSYSSDLIQHYRTHSAEKPQKCDACRDSTCQCPHIKQQQKSCPSGKSHQCNECGRGFSLKSHLSQHQRIHTGEKPLQCKECGMSFSWSCSLFKHLRSHERTDP, from the exons ATGATAATGACAGAATCCAGGGCAGTTATACACTTAGAGCCTCCCGCTGAGACTTCGCAAGAGCAAGCAGACCTTCTCATAGTGAAAGTAGAAGAAGAGGACTGCTCCTGGATGCAGGGATACAACCGGCCAGTGCTTGAGACTTTTTACCAGCGCTTCAAGCACTTCCAGTACCATGAGGCAGCAGGACCCCGCGATGCTCTCAGCCAGCTCCGGGTTCTCTGTTGTGAGTGGCTGAGGCCGGAGCTGCACACCAAAGAGCAGATCCTGGAGCTGCTGGTGCTGGAGCAGTTCCTCACCATCCTGCCTGAAGAGTTTCAGGCCTGGGTGAGAGAGCATCACCCCGAGAGTGGGGAAGAAGCCGTGGCTGTGATAGAGAGTATCCAGAGAGAGCTGGAGGAGCGCAGACAACAG ATTGCCACAAGTCCCGAAGTACTTCCTCAGAAGATGGTACCACCCGGAGCCACGCAGGAGTCCTTCAGTCACCAGTGTCTACCTGTGGAGGCCCAGCCCGAGCGAGAGTCACAGAATCTTCTGGAAGAAAATG ATTACGAGCCCAAGGAGGGCAACTTAGAGTTCACGGTGCAGCAGGTCTCCGATGCAGCTGACCCACACTGGGTGGCCGCAGAACGCACGGAAAAGAATGGTGTTCAGCGTCCAGAGTCCGGCGAAGTCAGCGACCTGAAGGACATGGTGCCGAGGTGGCAGGTGAATCCCACTTCGGGGAATCCAAGGCAGAAAAGACCTCTGCGCTCAGGTCCGGATGTTAACCGGAAGCAGAAATCGAATGGCGAACGAGGCCACAGATGTGGTGACTGCGGGAAGTTTTTCCTCCAAGCCTCAAACTTCATTCAGCACCGGAGgatccacactggagagaaaccgttTAAATGTGGGGAGTGTGGAAAAAGCTACAACCAGCGGGTTCACCTCACTCAGCACCAGAGAGTCCACACCGGCGAGAAGCCCTACAAGTGTCAGGTGTGCGGGAAAGCCTTCCGTGTGAGCTCCCATCTGGTGCAGCATCACAGCGTGCACAGCGGGGAGAGGCCGTATGGCTGTAACGAGTGCGGGAAGAGCTTTGGGCGGCACTCGCATCTGATCGAGCATCTGAAGCGCCACTTCAGAGAGAAATCCCAAAGAT GCAgcgacagaagaagtaagaacaCTAAACTAAACATTAAGCAAATTCCAGGACTTTCAGAAGCAGACCTGGAACTATCGGGAGAAGTCCAAAGGAATGCTTGCCAGGCTGAAGGTCACAGTGAGGGCTGTGAACACCAGGATGGACAGCAGGGGGTTGTCATGAAAGAAACCCTAGGGCAGTCCTCTTCAAAGAGGACAGACTGCAATGAGTTCAGCTATGTCCACAAGAAGTCGTCTCCAGGAGAGAGGCCACACCAATGTAACGAGTGCGGGAAAAGCTTCATCCAGAGCGCGCACCTCATTCAGCATCGGAGAATCCATACTGGGGAGAAACCATTCAGGTGCGAGGAGTGTGGGAAGAGCTACAACCAACGTGTCCACCTCACTCAACATCACCGCGTTCACACGGGCGAGAAGCCCTATGCCTGTCACTTATGTGGGAAAGCCTTCCGAGTGAGGTCCCACCTCGTTCAACACCAGAGTGTGCACAGCAGGGAGAGGCCCTTCAAGTGCAACGAGTGTGGGAAGGGCTTCGGGAGGCGTTCGCATCTCGCCGGGCACCTCCGACTCCACTCTAGAGACAAGTCACACCAGTGTCACGAGTGTGGTGAGATCTTTTTCCAGTACGTCAGCCTCCTTGAACACCAAGTGCTCCATGTGGGCCAGAAGAGCGAGAAGAACGGTATCTGCGAGGAGGCCTACAGCTGGAACCTGACGGTGATCAAAGAtaagaagctggagttacaggagcagCCTTACCAGTGCGACTCCTGCGGCAAAGCCTTCAGTTACAGTTCTGACCTCATTCAGCATTACAGAACTCACTCTGCGGAGAAACCCCAGAAATGCGACGCATGCAGGGACAGCACCTGCCAGTGTCCGCACataaaacagcaacagaaaagctgCCCCAGTGGGAAATCCCATCAGTGCAATGAGTGTGGAAGGGGCTTCAGTCTGAAGTCCCATCTCAGTCAACATCAGAGAATCCACACCGGCGAGAAGCCCCTCCAGTGTAAGGAGTGTGGAATGAGTTTCAGTTGGAGCTGTAGCCTCTTCAAACATCTGCGTAGCCACGAGAGGACAGATCCATAA
- the Zkscan5 gene encoding zinc finger protein with KRAB and SCAN domains 5 isoform 8 (isoform 8 is encoded by transcript variant 8), which yields MIMTESRAVIHLEPPAETSQEQADLLIVKVEEEDCSWMQGYNRPVLETFYQRFKHFQYHEAAGPRDALSQLRVLCCEWLRPELHTKEQILELLVLEQFLTILPEEFQAWVREHHPESGEEAVAVIESIQRELEERRQQIATSPEVLPQKMVPPGATQESFSHQCLPVEAQPERESQNLLEENDYEPKEGNLEFTVQQVSDAADPHWVAAERTEKNGVQRPESGEVSDLKDMVPRWQVNPTSGNPRQKRPLRSGPDVNRKQKSNGERGHRCGDCGKFFLQASNFIQHRRIHTGEKPFKCGECGKSYNQRVHLTQHQRVHTGEKPYKCQAATEEVRTLN from the exons ATGATAATGACAGAATCCAGGGCAGTTATACACTTAGAGCCTCCCGCTGAGACTTCGCAAGAGCAAGCAGACCTTCTCATAGTGAAAGTAGAAGAAGAGGACTGCTCCTGGATGCAGGGATACAACCGGCCAGTGCTTGAGACTTTTTACCAGCGCTTCAAGCACTTCCAGTACCATGAGGCAGCAGGACCCCGCGATGCTCTCAGCCAGCTCCGGGTTCTCTGTTGTGAGTGGCTGAGGCCGGAGCTGCACACCAAAGAGCAGATCCTGGAGCTGCTGGTGCTGGAGCAGTTCCTCACCATCCTGCCTGAAGAGTTTCAGGCCTGGGTGAGAGAGCATCACCCCGAGAGTGGGGAAGAAGCCGTGGCTGTGATAGAGAGTATCCAGAGAGAGCTGGAGGAGCGCAGACAACAG ATTGCCACAAGTCCCGAAGTACTTCCTCAGAAGATGGTACCACCCGGAGCCACGCAGGAGTCCTTCAGTCACCAGTGTCTACCTGTGGAGGCCCAGCCCGAGCGAGAGTCACAGAATCTTCTGGAAGAAAATG ATTACGAGCCCAAGGAGGGCAACTTAGAGTTCACGGTGCAGCAGGTCTCCGATGCAGCTGACCCACACTGGGTGGCCGCAGAACGCACGGAAAAGAATGGTGTTCAGCGTCCAGAGTCCGGCGAAGTCAGCGACCTGAAGGACATGGTGCCGAGGTGGCAGGTGAATCCCACTTCGGGGAATCCAAGGCAGAAAAGACCTCTGCGCTCAGGTCCGGATGTTAACCGGAAGCAGAAATCGAATGGCGAACGAGGCCACAGATGTGGTGACTGCGGGAAGTTTTTCCTCCAAGCCTCAAACTTCATTCAGCACCGGAGgatccacactggagagaaaccgttTAAATGTGGGGAGTGTGGAAAAAGCTACAACCAGCGGGTTCACCTCACTCAGCACCAGAGAGTCCACACCGGCGAGAAGCCCTACAAGTGTCAG GCAgcgacagaagaagtaagaacaCTAAACTAA